The genome window AGTTCTCCCTCTTTGTCCACACAGGCCCCCTCCAATCCCTTCTCTACAAGGCATCCAGACGGAACTTCTAAAAATATGAATTGTGTTACCTCGTCCGCCTTTCTTGAAAGCCCTCAATGAAGTTCTGTTCCTCTCAGGCTAATCCCAATTCTTTGACAAGGCCTAGAAAGCCCAGCCAGGCCAGCCTCATCTGCACAAATATCCATCCCTCAAGAAGGTTCCAGGATTTTTCTAGGAGGGGCTCAGGGGCTGTGATGTGGGTGGAGGAGGTTGCTCCTGGTAACCTGAGACGGGGGCTGATGGAAATCGCAGGAGGACTAACACCCGCCCCTAGCTACCCCTCAGCACACTGCCCGTCTCCTCTTTGCTAGGTCTTGCAACTTCATTGTCCTGCTTTCCGCTGCCCAAGGCCATGAGCTGCACCTGTTTGTGCTTCAGGGCCTTCATATGAGCTGCTCCCTTACCCAGGACCACTCCCCCTCCCTCAAGAGAGAACCCTGACTCCGGCTTCAGGTGGTGCAGGAGCTTCCTGCATCTCTCTCTAAGTCGAATCTTTCCTTACGTGATTTCTTAGCACCCATCCCACCCCTCTCGCTCCTCTTTTATTCTCCATCTtcaccttcctctctcttctcctgccCCTCTGCTCAGTCAGCTTCAGCCAACTTCACAGGGTTTGCTCCAACATTCCCTTAACCCTGGCACTCTCTCAGATTCTCTCTAGACCGgcagtgtccaatcttttggcttccctgggccacttTGGAAGAAGAGCtgtcttgggtcacacataaagcacacactaacactaatgatagctgatgggCTAAAACAATCTCTTCATGTtttaaagtttatgaatttgtgttaggccacattcaaagctgtcttGGCTGCATGCATGTTGGGCAAGCTTGCTCTAGACTGGTTTAGGGCGTCCTGCCTGTGCTCTTAGAGCACCCCTTTCTTCAGCATCTGAATTGCAACTGAGGGCTATGCGTAAAATTGCTGGGTCTCCAGGCCCTTCACACGTTGGTGTTCAAGATAACTTATAAATGAGCAAAGTACATCTCGTGGGTGCTTCTTGATTATCTGTGAAGGCAGGCTCAATATTCATGTGCCCCATATCATTAGATGAACTGCGGAGATTACCAGAAACTTGCataaagttggaaaacacttaaTATTCTGAAATGTGACCTTTGTTGATcaatttctcagagagcttgttaGTGAAATCAATGTCTGCCAATCATTAAAAGTAGGGGTTTCCCAACCTGGCTGCCCCTTAGAATCTCATGGGTACTTTTGTAAACCATATATTTTAGGATCTCACACAAAGATATTTTGATTCAGTGATGTGAGGTCAGGTTCCAGGGGATTTGGTCACAGAGGTGTGGACCAAGGCTTGGGAATCTTCTTTTAAGGCCTTACTGACTTGAGTTAGAAGCGTCTGCCAAATTCCTGTAGGACTTCACTATCTGGCATTCAATATTCTCTATAATAGCTTGAATTTTTAGATATGTATTTTTCTCCTCAAATGAAGATAAACTCTGTGCATAGAGATGGCATTTGATATCCTTAAACTCTTGCTGAAAATccttcttgcctccctcccttcctctcttctttccttgcaAATGACAAGTGTTTATATGAGTGTACATgggtgcacatgtgtgtgcatgtatgtatttgtgttcACGTGTATGTAtaaatgtgtgcatgtatgtgcagatatatgtgtgtatgtgtgcatgaattgtatgtgtgtatgcatgtgcacatgtatgcttGTTGGTATGCgcatacatgtgtgcatatgtgtacacatgtgcacatgtatgcatgttggtatgtgcatacatatgtgcatacgtgtatgtatgtatgcatgaaTATACATTCgtgcatatatatgtgcgtgcatgtatacatatgtgtatttgtgtatatgtatgtatgtacatgtgtgtgtgttggtgtatatgtgtgcatgtgcatgtgtgtgcatgcaggtgTGGGTGTGTCCATGCACACATACTCATGCAGTTATGTGATGGGAAGAACCAGTCATTTACCTGGATAAGGCGCACAGGGTTCTGCATGATGTCCTCTCCTCCAAAGAGATAGAGTCTTTGGTCTTTCACAGCGACTGCGGGGTGGAGCACCCCCACGGGCATGCTGGCCATACTCTCCCAGACATTGCAGATGCTGTCATATCTTTCCATGGAGCCCATGAGCTCCTGCCCTTCTCCAATACCCCCGATGGAGAAGATGAAGTTCTTATGGGCAGTGCTTCTGTGGGAGTAGCGGGCCACCAGCATGGGCTCCCCCAGCCTCCACTGGTTGAGTTTGAGGGAGAAGATGTAGACGTTATGACTGACCAGACTCCTCCCTGAGCTGACAGCCATGCCCCCCAGCACGTAGACGCTGCGGTGCAAGGTGACAGCAGAGGCCTTGTACAGCCGTGTCGGGAGTTTGGCAAGGCTCTGCCATTGGCCAGTCTGTTTGCTATACAGTAGGACGTCCCTGGTGGTCTGCTGGCTGTCCTTCCTTCCGCCCAAGAGGATGAGGAAATCTTGGTAAGAGTTTCTTGGAGGGACATGCAATAGGAGTTTGCAGTCTGGGGCGCTGGTGCCACACAAAGAGAACATCTGTCTTTTGGCGGTCTCCAAGATGAGCTGGCATGCAGGCGAGGACTGCAGGAGGGCATCGTTGGCGATGAAGTGTTGGAAGAAGGCTGGGTGGATGTACTGCAGCCTGACCTGCTTGAACAGTTCCTGCATGTATCGCTTCCGGGCCTGGAGGTCATGCTTGATCCAAACCATGAGGGCCTCAAAcaccttttcttcctccccacaGAGCCCATCGTCTCCCAGATAGTCTCTCAACTCCAAGGCACAGAGCTCCTTCAGGTCGGCTGATGCGGCCACCTCTGGGAAGGACGTCAGTGCCACCTCCCTGGCTTTCTTCTTGAGGGTCTCGCAGCTTAAGATTTCTGAGAGTCTGATCATGCCCAGGCAGTTGCTGGGGGCCAGCTGGCTCTGCAGGTATGAGGAGCAGGCCTCAAACAGCTTGGGGAACTGTAGCATGGAGGCGGCCTCCATTACGGGGAGGACATTGTCAGCATCGATGAGTGCCTCCCCCGTGTACACGTAGGAGACGATCTGGTCCAGGGTTGGGGGGTCAATGCCTTTCAGCTGCACTTTGGCTTCACTCTTCTCCCGGAAGCTGCTGCAGAACATAGCCCTGAAGTAGGGGCTGCTGGAGGCCAGCACGTTGCGGTGGCAGGGGATCTCCCGGGCACCGGCACAGATGCTCACATCAGTCAGGATCCTGCTTTGCCTTAAGCTGTTGAGCTGCCTCAACAAGTCAGAAGAGAAGTCATGATCTTTGAAGAGCACCCCATCTGGAGACTCCTCGTCCATCCTACAAAGAGGGAAGGAAGCCCCCAGAGTCAGCAAGAGTCAAGTCTTTCTCAGCTCAGGCGCTGGAGGGTTCAGCTGCGGGGACTGTAAGACCAGTGCTCCTATTCCATTCCCCATGATGTTTGTGGATGTCGCCACGGATATTGTGTAGGGAAGATTGGAAAGGAAGGCCACATACATCTCAGACCTGAGCTCTTTTGGGTTATGGTTATTTTCGAAAGTAATAGGCATATAGTATCTTCAGCTAATCTGAGagaaacaaccaaccaaacaaactaAAGTTGTTGGAAGTTACTCTATTATCAGAAGCTGAAATGTTAGTCTGAAGCAAGATAACAGTCCATGCATTTGGCCAGCAGAAGTTCCTGAGCCTTTTTCCAGATCGATGGCATATCTGTTATTGAGTAAACTTGTCTAAACATCTCTTTCTGGGTGTCAATCATTCCCCAAAGGTGACACTCTGGAGGTGTGGCCCTCTGGTCACTGGACAGAAATGAGGGAAGAAAATGGACCTTTGATACATATCTTTAAATATAACTTCATTGAGTCTTGTTTTAAAGATGGAATAAATAGAAGGAAAGACCAAACAATCCCCTGGTTTATTGGATGACACCTGGCTGTCTACCTGCAGAAGAAATAAGCATGAGGGATACTTACCTTGTTTTGCCGCGGTGACATCCACTGGTGCCTGGTCTGGCTTGTCCCCCCGGAGAGTTTCTACCTCTAGCTCTGAGGGAAACCATAAACTCCAGGCCTTTCTTTCAGTTGGCAAATGATTTGTCCTGGGAGATTTCTGGATTTGTTTATGCTGAAGGCACTTTCATAGTTTTCTAGAGCTTTGTGCAAGGACTGCTGGCCAAGGAGACAGTGTATACATTCCAGGGCTAAGAATAGTTGCATATGTACTTTCCACTGTTATGACATGTGACTTTCCAGTTGCCTTTTGCAGCAACCCGAGGGCCTGCAGGGCCCGCGCATGCCCACATGCCGTGTTTCCTTGGCAAGTGTTTACATCGGCAAAAATAGATTGGGAGGAGTGGCTTCTGTTAGAGAAGACTTTGCTGTCTGCTTGGAACCATCCCGAGTCCCCTGTCCTAAAAGTGCCTGGGAATTCTAGCTGTCTGTAAACAGGTTGCTGTGACCTGTGGAGAGTCACTGAAGATGGTTCTGGGCCACAGTGAAGGTGGCAGGTGGTCACAAGGGAAGCCGGAGCATGAGCCTGTGGGTGCTATTCAATGGATCCCTATTTCCCCCCATCTGCCTGGCAGGATTGCTGGGGAGAGCTGTGATTTCCTCCTCCAGGAGCCTAGGTGATGAAATCCATGacaagagttgttttttttttgttgagcaCCCCAGGGTTTCCAGACTCATGAAGGCCCAGACCTTTGTCGGGTCTCCTTACTCGGGAGCCTCTGATTGACAGTTGCAAGGCCGAGCTCCTCCTGTCACGTCTGCCTCTCCCAGACACGTGCTGATTGCTCTTCAGCTGGCTTTTTATAGTTCAGACTTCCTTTTCTGTCTTACTTTTCCATTTTGTCTGGTCTGGCAGCTTGAGCTAGAGGCAGGAGGCAAGCCATATTGCtttagggagagagagaaagaagacaaagggggatgaggaggaagaagaagcagggacagagggagggagagagaatagaggaggaagaggaggaggaggaagagaaggaggtaGAGAATTGGGGGAGGAATGAGGATAGTGATGTGGTAGGAGGCAGCTTTCAATAACAATCAGAATCACGAGAAAGAGTGAGGGGGACCTCAGGTCTGTCCTGCCCCTGCCTTCAGGGAGATTCGTGATTGTCCTAGCCACGAAAGGCAGGCAAGCCTGACTTCGTCTCCTACTCAAAATCTTGCTCAGACTAGTGCAATGGCTtcccatgcatttttttttctttgctcctaGTGCTTCTCTCTCCAATACATCCACCCTGTCCCCTCTGGAGCAGCCCCTGGGAAGGCAACTCAGAATTTGCCAGTTCTCAGCATCAGgcccttcagtggctccccatgTCCGCAGGACTCCTTAGCTGGAATCGGACTGGTGTCCTGTCTGCCTCTGGAACCACGTCTACTGCCACTCATGTGTAGTAGTTTAGCTCCGTGAGACACTTACAGATGTTTGTATGCATCTGGTCGCTGTTGGGGAAGCTGGGCTGGCCTGGTCTTTGGGACACCACAGGACAGGGTGGAAGGAAGAGGGTCTCTCATTCACAGTTGCAGATCGTAGAGTGGATTATGCCCAAgagtccagaaggtcaaggccaAGGAAATGGATCCAAAACATGTTACTGGGGCCACGGGCCTGGAGGCCAGAATTAGGAGCAGGAGGCCTAAGCTAAGGGTGTCAGAGACCCATGGAGGCACAAGCAGGGAGCAGGCCAGAGGAGCTGTTCCTGCAGATGTCTGAGTTGGTGAGCTGTGCTGGTGACATAATAAGTGAGTAGCCACATTCCTGAAAGAGCCCAGGGATCCTCTGGTTCATACTCTATCCCTTTCCATGAGCTCTTCCCCTCTGCTTGCTCTATCATTTTCACTGTTTCTGTTCATCCTCCAAAACGTGGTTTGTGTAATACTTCTCTgcacgtctttttttttttttttttttggagaaggagtctcgctctgtcgcccaggctggagtgcagtggcgtgatctcggctcactgcaagctccgcctcccaagttcaccccattctcctgcctcagcctcccaagtagctgggactacaggcgcccgccaccgcactcggctaattttttgtacttttagtagagacggggtttcaccgtgttagccaggatggtctcgatctcttgacctcatgatctgcctgtctcggcctcccaaagtgctgggattacaggtgtgagccaccgtgcctggccctctctGCACGT of Macaca fascicularis isolate 582-1 chromosome 8, T2T-MFA8v1.1 contains these proteins:
- the KLHL38 gene encoding kelch-like protein 38; translation: MVSLRARGRNSPGGQARPGTSGCHRGKTRMDEESPDGVLFKDHDFSSDLLRQLNSLRQSRILTDVSICAGAREIPCHRNVLASSSPYFRAMFCSSFREKSEAKVQLKGIDPPTLDQIVSYVYTGEALIDADNVLPVMEAASMLQFPKLFEACSSYLQSQLAPSNCLGMIRLSEILSCETLKKKAREVALTSFPEVAASADLKELCALELRDYLGDDGLCGEEEKVFEALMVWIKHDLQARKRYMQELFKQVRLQYIHPAFFQHFIANDALLQSSPACQLILETAKRQMFSLCGTSAPDCKLLLHVPPRNSYQDFLILLGGRKDSQQTTRDVLLYSKQTGQWQSLAKLPTRLYKASAVTLHRSVYVLGGMAVSSGRSLVSHNVYIFSLKLNQWRLGEPMLVARYSHRSTAHKNFIFSIGGIGEGQELMGSMERYDSICNVWESMASMPVGVLHPAVAVKDQRLYLFGGEDIMQNPVRLIQVYHISRNSWFKMETRMIKNVCAPAVVLGERIVIVGGYTRRILAYDPQSNKFVKCADMKDRRMHHGATVMGNKLYVTGGRRLTTDCNIEDSASFDCYDPETDTWTSQGQLPHKLFDHACLTLQCIPRTSSLP